The segment CACTAGGAATGGCAGAACTTTTGTATTTGGGTCACATAATCAGCAAAGAGGGAGTTCACATGGATCCTGATAAGGTTCGTGCCATTGTTGATTAGCCTACACCTGAGACCCTGACTCAACTCAGGGGATTTGTTGGTTTATGTGCCTTCTACCATCGGTTTGTTAGTGGTTTTTCACGGCATGTTGCACCACTCACTGATTTGACCaagaagggtgcatttgtttggacACCTCTCGCACAAGAGTGTTTTGAGAAGTTCAAACAATTGATGACTACATGTCCAGTTCTTGCTTTACCCGATTTCACCAAACCTTTTAAGCTTCATTGTGACGCATGTGGAGAGGGTATTGGTGCAGTAATTATGCAGGATCGTCACCCTATAGCTTATGAGAGTAGGAAGTTTAGGAGTCCGGAGAGGAGCTATagtatttatgataaggaaatgttggccatcatgcatgtaATGGCCAAGTTCAGGCAATATTTAGTTGGCAGCAAGTTTTGTGTCAAAACTGATCATAATAGTTTGAAGCATTTTCTTGGATAGCGGGATCTAAATGAGCGTCAACAGAAATGGGTCAGCAAGTTACagtcttatgattttgacatctccTATGTCAAAGGGACTTAGAACATTGTTGTTGATGCTTTATCTTGCCGCTCCCAATTGAGCTCCATGGCAACTGTGTACGAAGATTGGAAACACTTGATTATAGTAGAGTATGCCAAGAATCTATGGGCATCTAGTATTATTGATGGAACAATACAGGACAACAGGTACTCTCTTGTGGATGACCTCATCATTTACAAAGAGATGATATTTTTAGTCCCAGGTTCTGAGGTGAAATGCATAGTATTGAGGACTTTCCATGATTCACCTATGGCTGAACATCCTGGGTACTTTAAGACCTATAGGCAAGTAcaggagagattctcttggaagggtctcaagtTTGATGTTCTTCAGTATGTCAGAGAGTGTTCTGTTTGCCAGTAGAACAAGCAGGAGCACAACTTCCTTGCAGGGTTACTTCAGCCACTTCCTATTCTTGACAGGAAGTGGGAATGCGTGTCTATGGACTTTATTACGGGCTTGCCAAAAGCCCAAGGGAGAgacaacatctatgtggtggtTGATCGGTTGACTAAGTATGCACATTTTTTTTTGATCACGACTACTTATTTCGTTGGTCAGGTGGTTGATCTTTTCTTTCGTGAGGTATTTAGATTGCACGGTTTACCTCAGAGTATTGTCAGTGATAGGGACAACAGATTCATGGGTCACTTCTAGCAGAAGTTATTCAGATTTTGCGGGACAAAGCTCACTCTGAgtaccagttaccacccccagactgatggacagacataaaTTGTCAACAAGTGGGTGGAGGGATACCTGCAGAACTACATCTCAGGGCAGCAGAAGGCTTGGGTGAAGTGGTTACATTTGTGCGAGTATTGTTATAATTCCACTCACCATATGACCATTCAGATGACACATTTCAGAGCTTTGTATGGATATGATGCTCCTCGTTTTTTGGATTTATTGATGAGCGATTGCCGAGTACCGAGTGTTGGGAATCTACTACAGGAGAACTAGGATATTATGAGAGCACTTCGTGATAATATTCAGAAGGCTCAGAATCAACAAAAGCAAAATGTTGATCAAAGGAGGGTTGAGCGATCTTTTGAGATCGGGGATATGGTGTATTTGATACTACAACCCTATAGATAGTCCTCTCTTAGAAAGAAGGGCTCAAAGAAACTCAAGCCATGTTACTATGGTCCTTTCAAGATTTCCAGGCGAGTTGGctaggtggcttatgagttagatttactGGCTGATAGTAAAGTTCATAATGTGTCTCATTTGTCAAGCCTTAAGAAGGCATTGGGACAACAGATAGTTCCTTCTGCAGTTCTACCACTCTTAGATGATGAGGGGAAGTTAGTGCTAGTACCTGAGGCCATTCTGGAGTTCAGAGAGTGTCATTTGCGGAGAAGTGTCATCAGAGAATTTTTGATTAAATGGAAGAATCTGTcgatagaggatgctacttgggagtgtGATAGCATTTTACAACATCTAGCATtgagtttgcttgaggacaagcaaattttggGAGGGCGAACTGcaatgtccccatcctagtcagggacttgggattgaggagttagcctatttttggacccttgtaggctaacagaGTATGGATAAAGGGGTCAGTAATGCAATATCTTGAGGAGTGGtttgtctatttgttctagtttgGTGTTGAGTTTAGTTCTAGTCTTCGTTTCATCAATTTCTAACACTTTATGAGGATTTCCTTTTTTTTagggaaaaattgctaaaaatagacatggtcttATTTTCATTGGCATGGTGAACTGTGGCCCTAGCTTTTGACATATTCAGTTTCAGAGCAATAATGAGAGAGATATGGATTTTTAAGTGGTTCCACgggcaattaatattttaatgaaatattaatataaaatcataaagtgcatcacttaaatttatttaaatgaaaatttattatctcctaagctaggcgttgcttttagggttaagttgggaaccctaaaaacgagttattattttttaatccctaattgccaaaaatcgtaccttttgggtatttaggcagccaagatggaaattaaacctcattcttgatattgagcatttgacattttcttctgagcacttggctatggcggctagggtttggacctgttttggagagcgtgcattcttcagaattcagtagctttgagattgtgtaAGATCGATCGAATTGTTGtagcttggttggcttcattcagaagtcaaattgaattgaattggagcAGATTTGGCTTATTACAAGGCAAATTTGTTGTAGGGTTTTCCTATTTACTGTTTTGTTGTTGATTCTTCTGTGGTTTGGAAGCTTCTTTTTCCAAATACACAGCTTACTCATTTATTGGCACCATCTTTCACTGTTTGGGTGTCTTAGCatttaaataagagcagatctgaattgttccagaataaaaatcagaactttgtaagttgttgatttattctttcttttcaataaattggctaaagacctacgggtatgcttctaaattaTCCAATATTCATTGTTTGAGTTGATTAAATTCATGTATtattcaatatgtgttgcaaattaaagaaaccctcttctacaacttctatctatttctgaaagaccatcttaataataaaaaattacaaagaagatctacaaattacaacagattgaagagttgaaccagcaagggttcatcacattCCCACAATAAAAACAAGTGTTCCTGGTCATCATCTGCTTCCTCGCCGGTGGATGATCATTGGTAAAGAGGGCACGAGCAAGCTTAAGGCCATCCTGTACTTTACTTGGTGACCTTTCACAAATTTCAAATGTGAAGAACCGTAGAAGCAATGCAGCAGCTATTTTCATCTGCAAGTAGGCCGACTCCTTTCCTATGCAATTTCTCGGCCCAGCCTAAATTTCATATCAAATAACAGTCAGCGAAACACAAAAGTTGagtaattttaaaattccaaaagGCTAAGCATACATGCCTGAAATGCTGTGAATTTAAATGGAGACTGAGGCTGAAATATGCCATCTTCATTAAGCCATCTCTCAGGCTTGAATTCCATGGCATCATCCCCCCAAAGTCTCTGCATTCGACCCATTGCGTAAGGTACATAGAATACCACATTCCCCTTTGCGATTCTGCTGCCATCTGGTAGAATGTCATTACTCACAGCACTCTTCCCATCCTACAATGCAGACAAacattgagaaaaaaaaattgcttgatCAATTTCTGAAACTCGAAAGAATTCAGCCAATTAACAAGAGCGTATAACATGGAAAAGCAGGACAAACACTGCAACACTACAGCATACATTCAACATTCCAAACTGGGGAGCTGAAATAATCAATCCAAAGAAGTGCGATCTGAAATgttgaaaaaataatataaatttttccTTCCATGAAATGTCATTTGAAACATcgaaaaaaattaaaacttttaatCATGAAATATGCAGACAATATCTAAAACAATTTTTACTCTGGAATTCTAATCATAAAAAGTGATTTGAAAAATTTCAGAAAAAACTAGAATGCAAACTTTCCCAAAAATTCTTATCATAAAATGTGATCTAGAATAATGTaaaacacaaataaaatacaatgttTTTCTTTGAAACTCCTAATCACAAACTGTGATCTGGAAGGTtgaaagaaaattcaaaaagaatttTTGCCTTAGCAACTCTTCAACTGAATCTCATGGACCGTGAAAATTTAATAGTTATTATCCATAATCCCCCATTATACTGGCGTTTtgtttaaaatttcatttcatCAGAAATTTTAAATGGAAAAATGAGAATTACCAGAGGGACAGCAGGGAATAAGCGCAGCGTTTCAGTGATGGCAGCATGCAAATAATGCATATTATTATTCAGCACATCGTAGGTCAGCAGCTCAGAATATTTCTTAAAGCAACAAACATCATTCTCATCAATGGCGGTGCCGTTAAAACCTGGAATACTGTGCAACTCTTGCACTATTTTCTCTTCTACTTGAGAATTTTCAGACAGCAACCAAAGTAACCAGGAAAGAGTGATAGCCGTGCCATCCCGTCCtgcaaaaagaaaattcaaaacaGCATCTCTCAGCTTTCTATCATCATACAATTCTGGATTCTCCTCGGCCATTGACAGCATCCTCGACAGGAGATCAGATTTGGATTTCACCTGCAATAAATTGGGGCAAAATTACTCATAACCTTCATTGAACAAAAAATAACTATTTAAGTAGGGTTTCAGTCCGGTACCTCGTTATCTTGGATGGATTGTTTGCGCTTCTGTATCAAAGGGTAGATAAAATTGTCCAAAACCCTAACGTCCTGTTTGGCTTTGGCCTCTGAACCTATGTTAAACTGCTTCTTTAATTTCCAAAAGGGATCAAAGTATCGAGAAGCACAGTGAGCATTAGACCTGTCAAAAGCTGAAGCAAACGGGACATCTGGTAAAGAGGAGACCAGGCTACCGATTTCTACTCCAAAGCTAAGCTCGCCTATAGAATCAATTGTCATCCGCAGTAACAGATCCTGCATATTAGACAATTCTGCAAATCTTTACATCTCAAGAAAGGAATTTTCCATTTTAATTTTCAGTGCCCACATAATATCATCATTACAGTGCGAGGTAAACAAAATTGCACAACCAGACCAGAGATTTAAAAAAATAGTACAGTAAAGAAAAAAAACTGTTGACTACGTATTCACGGCCAGAAATTTCAAACGCACCTTTTTTAAAGCTTTACTCAAATTTATCTTTGGTCTTGGAAAAGTCTTTTCCGATTAATTCTACTTGTTTCTCTCCATTTAAATTCACAGTacaataggggaagagcaccactaGTCGTTATAGCTAATTTCGtgcatctcagattttgatttttttttagttgtcttcgtatgcgacttaattgcttacagctattgatctggcttctgggtagtaacaatggacgttgtggaatcagttacacatttcaaagtgtttcctgatacctaactaaagatgttccaataaTTGCTTATAGTTgtacacaaatgggccaattaattacaaaaaatgatcggctattggtacaaaacaaatttattaatggtgttttcactatgacggctattagggggtcaacatgacaataaggtgatggttattggaactatattatctattggtgctcttcccctagattCTATGATTTGTATATATTATGTCTATTGAATCTAATGTGGGTAATGGTCTTTCTATGGATGTGAGGTGTCTACAAGGTAAGCGAAAGATTGATTGTGTGGGTGGTTGCTTCCTCTTACTTAGAAAGTTTTGAAGTTAAATATTGACGATTTTTCGAGGGGGAATCatgggcttttaggaataaatGGGATTGGTAGAGATAGTTTTGATGGTGTTctgtttttattttctctttataaGGGGTCTCATATGAATAATCTCATGGAGTCTCTTATTATAGTATGTTTTGGAAAGAGGGTGTGTCCTTGTTGGCACAATATTATTTGTGAGTCTGATTCTAAAGTGGTGGTTGACATGTTGAATGACTAGCGATTGGATGGAGTTACTTGGCACTTAGCTTTAGTTGTTTGACAGATTTTGTACTTGAGTTCTTCTTCGGAGGGGGTTGGTTTTTGTCATATCTCTAAGGAGTGGAATAGAGTAGTTGATTGCCTAGCTAAATTGGTGttggagcacctcatcaaacccttcaagatgacaagtcAGACTCTGA is part of the Cryptomeria japonica chromosome 10, Sugi_1.0, whole genome shotgun sequence genome and harbors:
- the LOC131027740 gene encoding cytochrome P450 704B1, whose amino-acid sequence is MLLRYPEKSFLFFWQIMSSLLVLSVTVAVTALGVWIWIRRSRDRIPGGPRAWPLLGSTLELTTNFHRLYDWITDYAIQMPTFQASHMGFRFFFTVDPANVEYILMTKFDNYVKGSAAHEIQYDFLGDGILNTDGEMWRLQRKSARLEFSSKMLRLYSTDAFRKYAVKLNSVLEQKAINGAVVNMQDLLLRMTIDSIGELSFGVEIGSLVSSLPDVPFASAFDRSNAHCASRYFDPFWKLKKQFNIGSEAKAKQDVRVLDNFIYPLIQKRKQSIQDNEVKSKSDLLSRMLSMAEENPELYDDRKLRDAVLNFLFAGRDGTAITLSWLLWLLSENSQVEEKIVQELHSIPGFNGTAIDENDVCCFKKYSELLTYDVLNNNMHYLHAAITETLRLFPAVPLDGKSAVSNDILPDGSRIAKGNVVFYVPYAMGRMQRLWGDDAMEFKPERWLNEDGIFQPQSPFKFTAFQAGPRNCIGKESAYLQMKIAAALLLRFFTFEICERSPSKVQDGLKLARALFTNDHPPARKQMMTRNTCFYCGNVMNPCWFNSSICCNL